A segment of the Verrucomicrobiota bacterium genome:
CGGCAGCCACCGAAACCAGCGGAGCCTGGGCAGTAGAAGCCACGAAACACACGAACGACACGAAAAGCGATGTGGTTGGAGAGAACGATCTATTCATCTAGCCGGCCTTCCGCCTCAAATCTCCTGCTCTCGTGTGTTTCGCGACAATCCAACAGATTTTTGCTTTCCTGGCAAACTTTCAGGCACAGACCTTGAACTTGAAACCTTAAACTTTGAACTCCCAGCGCGGCAGCGCGGCATTCAATCGGGCTCTCGCTTTTCTGCGGCGTCAGGCGCGCTGGGTGAGGCAGCCCTTCCGGAAACGAGGTAGCTCTTCCCCGCAGAAACTCTGGGGTCTCGGATCCGCCGGCAGAAATAAGATGGAAAACGGCGTCGGTCCTTGGAGCGATTGGCTCCGAAGCCAGCGGCTCATCTGGCTACGTCGAAATTGTTGACGCTTCTTGATCGGGCTTATTGGGGTCCGCTTCGATCCGAGATGGCACATCTGGTAAGCGCCGTTTTGGTTGCCAGGGCTATTTCGAGAGTCGGCCTCCAAAACACCACGGAAGCACGGTTGAGCCACCGAGACTTCGGCGCGGTGGTGTTATCGTCGGCCTCGCTCAAGGCCCGCCGCACCACATGCGGGAGGTTCACGTCGAGCCGCCGCTTGAGAACACATCCGGTCGCGCCGCTCCTTAACGTGTCGATGATCGCGCCCACGCCGATTTGATCGGACACGAGCACGACCGGCACGCGGGGACATTTCTTGCGGGCGATGGCCAGCGCCGTGAAACCGCCCAGGCCGGGGATTCCGTAATCGGAAAGGATCAAATCCGGCGGGTGATGTTCGCTCTCATAAACGTAGCGCCGGCGGGTTTGCACGCGCTTGAAGCGAAACGCCAGCCCGCCGCCGCGCAACGCCGCCAGAATCAAGTCCACGTCCCGCGCGACATCCTCCACGAACAAAATCCGAATCGCCTTTTTCATAATCTGCTTCGGTCTATTTGAATTCGTGCGTGCTGACTCATTGCTCGGGCTCGCGCTTTGGCATGGGAAAGCGCCGAAAGAAGCAAACTGGCCAGCACAGCGATGATCGCGATCACGACCAACAGTTCGATCAGCGTAAAGCCTAACCGACAGCTCCGTTTCATGCGCATGGCATTACTCAGATCACGACTCCTCCGGCAACTCAGGAAATGAGTAATCCCTCAGCCAGAATGATTCAGACCGATGGGGAGCGCACGCGCCCTCGCGTGCTGTGGTCGGCGCCCTCGCCGACCACAATGGTGCCATCGAGCAAGTCACCATCGAAGGGACCATCTGACGCGGTCCTTCCGACTGGCGAGGCGCCAGTCGGAACACGCGAGGGCGCGTGCGCTCCCCAGAGTTCCAACTGGATCGTTCCGGCTCTGTGAAGGAGTACGGGGTCATGGCGCCTTCGTTTCGATCAGCGTCAACAGCGCGATTCGACTTCGCACTTGCTCCAGGTTAAGGTGATCGGCATGGCCAGACCCGATTCCGATCCCGTGGATTCGGACAAATCGCTCCGCCAGTTCTTCGATCACCTGAGCGTGGAGCGAGCGGCGTCGGTTTACACGCAGCGGAATTATCGCCAGGCGCTGGCCGAATTCTGCCGGTGGTTCCAGGAAGAGCGCCAGGCGCCGCCGTCCTGGCCGAGCCTCCAACGCGATGATTTTCGAGCTTACCTCCGATTCCTGGGCCGGAATAACCTGAGCCGGGCCGCGATTCAACTGCGATTCTCCGCGCTGCGTTCCTTCTACAAATTCCTGGTGCGCCGCGGCGGGGCGGAGACTTCGCCGATCAAAAACATCGCGCTGCCGAAATTGGAAAAACGGCTGCCCCGATTCCTGACCGCGTCGCAGATGCTGGATTTGCTCAAGGCGCCGCTCCTGGAACTTGATCTGTTGAAGCGAGCTTCGGATCAGCCCGTCGCTGAGACCCCGTTTCTCCGCGACGTGGCGCTGCTGGAAACGATTTACTCGTGCGGCCTGCGCGTCAGCGAACTGTGCGGGCTGCGGGCCGAGGACATCGATTGGGCCGGACAAGTCGTTCGCGTGCGCGGCAAAGGCAAGAAAGAGCGCGTCATCCCGATTGGCAAACCCGCGCTGACCGCGATCCAGCTTTACTGGAAGCAGCTTTCCGTGCCGCCGATCGGGGCGGTGCCGGTCTTTCTGACCGATGAGGAGAAGTTGAAGCCAATGTATCCGAGATTAGTCCAGCTTCGCCTCAAGCGTTATTTGGAGATTGCCAAACTGGATCCGGGTTTGACGCCGCACAAACTCCGCCACAGCTACGCCACGCATATGCTGGATGCCGGCGCGGACTTGCGCAGTGTGCAGGAATTGCTCGGTCATGCGCACCTGGTGACGACGCAGGTCTATACGCACGTGACGACCGAACGCCTGAAGAAAGCCTACGACGAGGCGCATCCCCGGGCCTGAGCGGCGCCGATGGTGTGTTTTCATTCGAGGCGAAGGCCCGAAGGGCGCCGAAGGGCCGGGGGATTCATGGGAAGCCCCCACGGTTCCCAACCATGCACACGGCCCATGAACCGAGCACTGCGCGGACCGCAGCCTTTAGGCTGCTTCCGGCCGCGCTCTGGAGTTCGGCGTTGAAGCGGCCTAAAGGCCACGGTCCGAGCCGGCGATTCATGGGAAGCCAAGACGGTTGTTGGATCGCTCGTTGAGACCGAGTAACTACACGGTGCAGTGTCCAGCTCTTACTGTAAGGCTGTCCGGTGCCGGCACGAAACTCTTTCTCCGTTCCCTCCGTTGTCTCCTGTTATTTAACTCGAACCGCCGTTCTCAATGCGGCACGCCGTGGGCGTGTTGCCAGGCGTGAAGGACGTGGCCAACGATCTCGTCCAGTCCCACACCGTGCTTCACTTGCGCGAACACGAATGGCCCGCTGCCGCGCATCTTTTTGGAATCGCGTTCCATCACGCCCAGGTCTGCGCCCACGGCGCTGGCCAGATCCGTCTTGTTGATGACGAGAAGGTCGGACTGCGTGATGCCCGGCCCCCCTTTGCGCGGAATCTTGTCCCCGCCCGCCACGTCGATCACGTAGATGGTGTAATCGGCGAGTTCGCGGCTGAAGCACGCCGCCAGGTTATCGCCGCCGGATTCGAGCAGGAGGACGTCCGGACGGAACTTCTGATGCAGTTCCTCCAAGGCCAGCAAGTTGGCCGAGATGTCCTCGCGAATGGCCGTGTGCGGACAACCGCCGGTTTCAACGGCGCGAATTCGCTGGGCGTCCAGGGCTTGATGCCGAATCAGGAATTCGCCGTCCTCCTTGGTGAAGATGTCGTTGGTCACAGCGGCGATGTTCAAGCGGTCGCGCAGCTTGAGGCAGAGTTGGAGCATGAGCGCGGTTTTTCCGCTTCCGACCGGGCCGCCGACGCCAACGGTGAACGCCCTCCGATGAAAATCGCGGTCCAGCGGCAGGTCCCGCTCATGAAAATGGCCGGGATGATCCGGGTGTTCGGGAGGATGGCCCTTGCCATGGTGGTCTCCGAAATGAAGCAGTAGAGTGGATTTCATTTTAGTCCTGTGACACGGAATTAGTCAGCTTTGAAAGAGTCGCGAATAAAGTCGATCCTGCGTTCCTTGCCAAAGATCGAGCAGTGGTGAAGTCTGGGCAATATCATCGAGCGCAAGCCGCTCGCATTGCGTGCGGATGGCTTCGGCGTGGGACGAAAGCTGAAGCTGGATCGCCTGTGCGTCCATGGGGCCGACGACGTTCAGCCGCACGGCTGCGGCGAGCAATGAGCGCAGGTGGCTGAAGAAGAAAAGCCGCGTGGCGAGTTCGCGGTTGAGGCCAAGCCGGTTTGTCACGGCGCCAAATACAGGGGCGTAGTGGAAGTAACGTAGGGCAGGCTTCCAGCCTGCCCAA
Coding sequences within it:
- a CDS encoding response regulator, whose amino-acid sequence is MKKAIRILFVEDVARDVDLILAALRGGGLAFRFKRVQTRRRYVYESEHHPPDLILSDYGIPGLGGFTALAIARKKCPRVPVVLVSDQIGVGAIIDTLRSGATGCVLKRRLDVNLPHVVRRALSEADDNTTAPKSRWLNRASVVFWRPTLEIALATKTALTRCAISDRSGPQ
- a CDS encoding tyrosine recombinase XerC is translated as MARPDSDPVDSDKSLRQFFDHLSVERAASVYTQRNYRQALAEFCRWFQEERQAPPSWPSLQRDDFRAYLRFLGRNNLSRAAIQLRFSALRSFYKFLVRRGGAETSPIKNIALPKLEKRLPRFLTASQMLDLLKAPLLELDLLKRASDQPVAETPFLRDVALLETIYSCGLRVSELCGLRAEDIDWAGQVVRVRGKGKKERVIPIGKPALTAIQLYWKQLSVPPIGAVPVFLTDEEKLKPMYPRLVQLRLKRYLEIAKLDPGLTPHKLRHSYATHMLDAGADLRSVQELLGHAHLVTTQVYTHVTTERLKKAYDEAHPRA
- the ureG gene encoding urease accessory protein UreG, translating into MKSTLLLHFGDHHGKGHPPEHPDHPGHFHERDLPLDRDFHRRAFTVGVGGPVGSGKTALMLQLCLKLRDRLNIAAVTNDIFTKEDGEFLIRHQALDAQRIRAVETGGCPHTAIREDISANLLALEELHQKFRPDVLLLESGGDNLAACFSRELADYTIYVIDVAGGDKIPRKGGPGITQSDLLVINKTDLASAVGADLGVMERDSKKMRGSGPFVFAQVKHGVGLDEIVGHVLHAWQHAHGVPH